Proteins co-encoded in one Desulfitobacterium hafniense DCB-2 genomic window:
- a CDS encoding RrF2 family transcriptional regulator, which yields MKYSRATDYALHTILFLARNGSEKKLGVQELAEKQNVSPTYLSKILNKLVKEGMIHSSPGVNGGYSLGPHWEKISFFDIIQAIEGKTSLFDCCLNSNPECSIKKVMLAAEKNMEEELRTKKISELV from the coding sequence GTGAAATATTCGAGGGCGACGGATTATGCTCTTCATACAATCTTGTTTCTTGCCAGAAATGGCTCGGAAAAGAAATTGGGGGTTCAGGAATTAGCTGAAAAACAAAATGTTTCCCCTACCTACTTGTCAAAGATACTTAATAAGCTGGTTAAGGAAGGGATGATTCATTCTTCACCAGGAGTTAACGGCGGGTATTCCTTAGGTCCCCATTGGGAGAAGATCTCTTTTTTTGATATTATCCAAGCTATAGAGGGAAAAACTTCCTTATTTGACTGTTGCCTGAACTCGAACCCTGAATGCTCCATAAAAAAAGTCATGCTTGCAGCTGAGAAAAATATGGAAGAGGAACTAAGAACTAAAAAAATATCAGAGCTTGTCTAA
- a CDS encoding [Fe-Fe] hydrogenase large subunit C-terminal domain-containing protein, whose translation MSNLTYEEIFGRLVKASYQGKLQEEIDSLESSGDEHTRQYVQYALGKGDPDRVVFQVKSCNKRCSEEDHSCEASCLFNAVVRDMEGNVVIQDRNCTHCGECIETCSLDSLVDKKEFIPLVEILQSKEIPVFAMVAPAIIGQFGGDVTMGQLRAALKHLGFYGMIEVALFADVLSLKEALEFDKHVQTDKDFVLTSCCCPIWVGMVKRVYDTLVPHISPSVSPMVACGRGIKRLHPDAKTVFIGPCIAKKAEAKEPDIRDAVDAVLTFHELKQIFEATDIEPSEMEDIPSEHSSTSGRIYARTGGVSKSISDTLNRIRPDKPVKIKSIQANGIKECKALLNDIMNNEIKANFYEGMGCPGGCVGGPKAIVDVDRGTEFVNKYGAEADALTPADNQHVLELLKQLGIDSVEELLGGESAAIFQRDF comes from the coding sequence ATGAGCAATCTAACCTATGAAGAAATATTCGGCCGTTTGGTCAAAGCATCTTATCAGGGAAAGCTTCAAGAGGAGATCGATTCTCTGGAATCCTCCGGAGATGAGCACACCAGGCAGTATGTCCAGTATGCTCTGGGCAAGGGGGATCCGGATAGAGTCGTCTTTCAGGTTAAGTCCTGCAATAAGAGGTGCTCAGAAGAGGACCATAGTTGCGAAGCCTCCTGCCTCTTCAATGCAGTAGTCCGGGATATGGAAGGGAATGTGGTCATCCAAGATCGGAACTGCACTCACTGCGGAGAATGTATCGAGACTTGCTCTTTAGACAGCTTAGTAGATAAAAAAGAATTCATCCCTCTGGTGGAAATTCTCCAGTCCAAGGAGATTCCCGTCTTTGCCATGGTAGCTCCGGCGATTATCGGACAATTTGGCGGTGATGTGACCATGGGCCAGCTTCGAGCCGCACTGAAGCATCTCGGTTTTTATGGAATGATTGAGGTAGCACTTTTCGCCGATGTACTGAGCTTAAAGGAGGCCCTGGAATTTGACAAGCATGTTCAAACGGATAAGGACTTTGTCCTCACCAGCTGTTGCTGCCCCATCTGGGTGGGGATGGTAAAGAGGGTCTATGATACCCTGGTTCCCCATATCTCCCCCTCAGTATCTCCTATGGTAGCTTGTGGGAGGGGAATTAAACGCCTGCACCCCGACGCCAAAACGGTCTTTATCGGTCCATGTATTGCTAAAAAAGCTGAAGCTAAGGAACCGGATATCCGGGATGCGGTAGATGCAGTGCTAACTTTTCACGAACTCAAGCAAATCTTTGAAGCCACGGATATTGAGCCCTCGGAGATGGAGGATATACCCAGTGAGCACTCTTCTACCAGCGGTAGAATCTATGCCCGCACCGGCGGAGTCTCCAAATCCATCTCTGATACCTTAAACCGTATCCGTCCAGATAAGCCGGTAAAGATCAAATCCATTCAAGCTAATGGCATTAAAGAGTGCAAGGCCCTCCTCAATGATATTATGAATAACGAGATTAAAGCCAATTTCTACGAAGGCATGGGCTGCCCCGGAGGCTGCGTAGGGGGCCCCAAGGCTATAGTGGATGTAGATAGAGGTACTGAGTTCGTAAACAAATATGGTGCAGAAGCAGACGCCCTTACACCCGCAGATAATCAGCATGTATTGGAGCTGCTTAAGCAGTTGGGCATTGATAGCGTGGAAGAGCTTCTGGGAGGAGAGTCTGCGGCAATTTTCCAACGGGATTTTTAA
- a CDS encoding DsrE/DsrF/DrsH-like family protein, with protein sequence MTLLIFSGEYDKALAGLILANSGREMGMDVTMFFAFWGLCLVRDPEKMTLEDKSLYEQMFGMITPKGIEDLPLSRMNMAGLGKAMLKEMMEDDDTPPLTAFLNGARKKGVKFYGCKLSVDVMGFKKEELLPEVQIMTAADFLQEAMESQIQLFI encoded by the coding sequence ATGACCCTGCTCATATTCAGCGGCGAATACGATAAGGCCCTGGCCGGCTTGATTCTGGCTAACTCAGGGCGGGAAATGGGTATGGATGTGACCATGTTTTTTGCCTTTTGGGGGCTTTGCCTAGTGCGGGATCCCGAGAAAATGACCTTGGAAGATAAATCTCTCTATGAACAGATGTTCGGCATGATTACTCCTAAAGGAATCGAGGATTTGCCTCTTTCCCGTATGAACATGGCCGGCTTGGGAAAAGCCATGCTCAAAGAGATGATGGAAGATGACGATACGCCCCCCCTTACCGCCTTTCTCAATGGAGCAAGAAAAAAGGGAGTAAAATTCTACGGTTGTAAGCTCTCTGTGGATGTGATGGGTTTTAAAAAAGAGGAATTACTGCCGGAAGTTCAAATTATGACTGCTGCGGATTTTCTTCAAGAAGCTATGGAATCCCAGATACAGCTATTTATATAA
- a CDS encoding MFS transporter, which translates to MAMTIKQPIQKQSIQYSKIGVLSLAHMLNDLYSNFLPQMLPFLIILHPDFTATQAAILVSSFTISSSLVQPFIGYYLDRRGKRWFVYVGTLWMAIMLSLTGVVHENYILLVTLATLAGLGTAAFHPQASTMVNILSGDYKAVLLSAFIAFGNFGFALGPLLLVPLFEAHGLQGTLYMVIPGVMVSLLLLFFSPRVNVSPSTPPEFSALMASLKTAARELSTIVGVIAVRSLAYTGMLTMLPLYFKSQNLSNIAASHLVTIMLAAGAAGGIIGGFISDRFGRKPLIVGSLLLATPLFFAFLYTEGTLSTLFLALAGASLLSSFSVTVVAAQEVIPNNKAMAAGLTLGFAGGVGGLAVVLIGRIADLWGLQMAISALFVLPFVAGLLALFMKSRPAARVQRGA; encoded by the coding sequence ATGGCTATGACAATAAAACAGCCTATTCAAAAACAGTCTATTCAATATTCTAAGATCGGTGTGTTATCCCTGGCCCACATGCTCAATGATCTCTATAGCAACTTTCTGCCCCAGATGCTTCCCTTTCTCATTATTTTACATCCGGACTTTACGGCAACCCAAGCAGCAATTCTTGTATCTTCCTTTACCATCTCTTCTTCCTTGGTGCAACCTTTTATCGGCTATTATCTGGATCGCCGCGGCAAACGCTGGTTTGTTTATGTAGGAACTTTGTGGATGGCCATCATGCTCAGCTTGACAGGAGTTGTTCATGAGAATTATATCCTTCTGGTCACCTTGGCTACTCTGGCCGGCCTTGGTACGGCAGCCTTTCATCCTCAAGCCTCCACCATGGTCAACATTCTAAGCGGAGACTATAAAGCGGTTTTGCTTTCGGCGTTTATCGCCTTTGGTAATTTTGGTTTTGCTCTCGGCCCCCTGCTCTTGGTGCCCTTATTCGAGGCCCATGGTTTGCAGGGAACTCTCTACATGGTGATTCCTGGTGTGATGGTATCCTTGCTCCTCCTCTTTTTCTCTCCCCGGGTCAATGTATCTCCCTCAACCCCCCCTGAGTTTTCCGCTCTGATGGCATCCCTGAAAACTGCTGCGAGGGAACTGAGCACTATCGTCGGAGTCATCGCCGTACGTTCTTTAGCTTATACAGGAATGCTCACTATGCTTCCCCTGTATTTTAAATCCCAGAACCTATCCAATATTGCGGCCAGCCACCTGGTAACCATTATGCTGGCTGCTGGAGCGGCGGGGGGAATTATCGGCGGTTTTATCTCTGATAGATTCGGACGGAAGCCGTTGATCGTGGGGTCCCTCCTTCTGGCTACGCCTTTGTTCTTTGCTTTCCTCTACACAGAGGGAACCTTGAGCACTCTCTTTCTCGCTTTAGCCGGGGCTTCTCTGCTCTCAAGCTTCTCTGTGACTGTGGTCGCAGCTCAGGAGGTTATTCCCAATAATAAGGCCATGGCAGCAGGTTTAACTTTGGGTTTCGCCGGAGGAGTCGGGGGCCTTGCAGTGGTTCTGATTGGCCGTATCGCCGATCTTTGGGGGCTTCAAATGGCTATTTCCGCTCTCTTTGTCCTGCCTTTCGTCGCCGGTCTGCTGGCACTGTTTATGAAAAGCCGTCCTGCAGCACGGGTGCAGCGAGGTGCTTAG
- a CDS encoding IS110-like element ISDha10 family transposase, whose amino-acid sequence MSQFLHDFVVGIDVSSEFSVVAMLAPSGELIRKPFRIDHNPAGFHKLLDILKKEEERLQRKPIYFVESTGIFHLPLFFFLRSNNLKGFVLNPLSVHSTKNFDLRKVKNDSKDAEAIARLAKYQDVKVSLVPEPQILALRMMTREYYALSDTLTEMKNRLSTDLYLLFPGFLDVFSGAFGKTALAILKDFPSPRAILAADTDSLTSLISKTSRKGTAWATKKVNQLKDCAQLASSMPHEFSWLDAKIKVHIDGIESMQASLDGVVTQIQAMIDSELFPADAKRHIELLDGIPGIGFLTAATLIAEIGDFRLFNSAKALTAFFGLDPSVNQSGKFQGDRNKISKRGTRIGRRILFTIAMASIRTTRKGDEINPVLREFYAAKCVNKKKKVALVAVMHKLLHYIFAVLRDQKPFEIRQPEDHQSWRNTKLRQAPAA is encoded by the coding sequence TTGTCCCAGTTTCTTCATGACTTTGTTGTTGGAATCGATGTTTCTTCTGAATTCTCTGTCGTTGCTATGCTCGCTCCCTCTGGGGAACTCATCCGCAAACCTTTTCGGATTGATCATAATCCCGCTGGCTTTCATAAACTGCTCGATATCCTAAAAAAGGAAGAAGAGCGGTTACAACGAAAGCCCATCTACTTCGTAGAATCTACGGGTATCTTTCATTTACCACTCTTCTTCTTCTTGAGGTCGAATAACCTTAAGGGTTTTGTGCTGAACCCCTTGAGTGTTCATTCTACCAAAAATTTCGACTTAAGAAAAGTGAAAAATGATAGTAAGGATGCCGAAGCGATTGCTAGACTGGCTAAATACCAAGATGTGAAGGTTTCTCTGGTTCCTGAGCCCCAAATTCTGGCTCTACGCATGATGACTCGGGAGTATTATGCTCTGTCGGATACCCTCACCGAGATGAAGAACAGACTATCCACGGACCTCTATCTTCTGTTCCCGGGATTCCTTGATGTGTTCTCTGGGGCCTTTGGCAAAACAGCTTTAGCCATTCTGAAAGATTTCCCTTCACCACGGGCCATTCTAGCCGCTGATACCGATTCACTGACTTCTCTTATCTCGAAAACCAGTCGTAAGGGGACCGCTTGGGCAACAAAGAAGGTGAACCAACTCAAAGACTGTGCCCAGCTTGCTTCCTCCATGCCTCATGAGTTCTCTTGGCTGGATGCTAAGATCAAAGTCCATATCGACGGGATCGAAAGCATGCAGGCCAGTTTAGACGGGGTTGTAACGCAAATACAAGCGATGATTGACTCTGAGCTCTTTCCTGCCGATGCTAAGCGTCATATTGAGCTTCTTGATGGTATACCTGGTATTGGCTTTCTGACAGCAGCTACGCTGATTGCAGAAATCGGAGACTTTAGGCTTTTCAACTCGGCTAAGGCCTTGACAGCTTTCTTTGGGCTGGATCCATCCGTCAATCAGTCTGGAAAATTCCAGGGTGACCGAAATAAAATCTCGAAACGCGGCACACGGATCGGGAGAAGAATTCTGTTTACCATCGCTATGGCCTCCATTCGTACAACACGTAAGGGGGATGAGATCAATCCGGTTCTGCGAGAATTCTACGCGGCAAAATGCGTGAACAAGAAGAAAAAGGTAGCTCTCGTAGCCGTAATGCATAAACTTCTCCACTACATCTTTGCTGTTCTTCGTGACCAGAAACCCTTTGAAATCAGGCAACCTGAGGATCATCAATCCTGGAGAAATACTAAGCTCAGACAAGCACCTGCTGCTTAA
- a CDS encoding CapA family protein: MIKYPFPRTYFPSLLLLFLLISLSSVLTGCQGQSIPIGATEQTGPNEPVPTPLPEPELIDQKETITLTALGDILMHNTLIWSGSQPDGSYAFNFFGAVGELMEEGDYCTTNLEAALAGSEGGYTGYPLFNSPDAIADHLKDYGVDGVITANNHILDRGYRGAVRTVEVLEKAGLDVLGVRKNPGDSGYLIKDIRGVKVGYLAYTYGTNGLSLPSEHQYFINMLEKEQILQDIRQLRTQVDLLILVLHWGVEYSTEPTNEQRTLAREFLAAGADAIIGSHPHVIQPVEYFNIDGKEKFVAYSIGNFIGDQRGQERNSGVILHLKFNIEKVIQPGKLESSASKGISDTLISQTTALKGVELIPTYSHSYTKGGRQQFRVVPVEKTIERIRADEEEVFSREDLPLLENVLKTTEERLNQLTSERKEHKGLSQ; encoded by the coding sequence ATGATAAAATATCCCTTTCCGAGAACTTATTTTCCCTCCCTACTTTTACTCTTCCTACTTATCTCTCTATCATCGGTCTTAACAGGCTGCCAGGGTCAATCGATTCCTATCGGAGCGACTGAGCAAACGGGGCCAAATGAACCGGTGCCGACTCCTTTACCTGAACCTGAACTCATAGACCAAAAGGAGACAATTACCCTGACCGCTTTGGGAGATATACTCATGCACAACACTCTGATTTGGTCAGGGAGTCAACCGGATGGCTCTTACGCTTTTAATTTCTTTGGAGCGGTAGGAGAGCTGATGGAGGAAGGGGATTATTGTACCACCAACCTGGAGGCGGCACTTGCCGGTTCGGAGGGAGGCTATACCGGATATCCGTTATTCAATAGTCCAGATGCGATCGCTGACCACCTGAAAGACTATGGAGTGGATGGGGTGATCACAGCCAATAATCATATCCTTGATCGAGGATACCGGGGGGCGGTCAGAACCGTAGAGGTGCTCGAAAAAGCAGGGCTGGACGTTTTAGGTGTTCGTAAAAATCCGGGGGATTCCGGCTATCTCATTAAGGATATCCGCGGCGTCAAGGTGGGCTACCTAGCCTACACCTATGGAACTAACGGCTTAAGCCTCCCTTCTGAACATCAGTATTTTATTAACATGCTGGAAAAAGAGCAGATTCTTCAAGATATTCGTCAATTGCGCACTCAAGTGGATCTGCTAATCCTTGTACTTCATTGGGGAGTGGAATACAGTACAGAGCCCACGAACGAACAACGGACTCTCGCCCGAGAATTTTTGGCAGCGGGTGCCGATGCTATCATAGGGAGCCACCCTCACGTAATTCAACCGGTGGAATACTTCAATATTGATGGCAAAGAGAAATTTGTGGCTTATTCCATCGGGAACTTTATCGGGGATCAAAGAGGTCAGGAGCGCAACAGCGGTGTTATCCTTCACTTAAAGTTCAACATTGAGAAAGTGATTCAACCCGGCAAGTTGGAGAGCTCTGCCTCAAAAGGGATCTCGGATACTCTGATATCCCAAACCACGGCATTAAAGGGAGTCGAGCTAATCCCTACCTATTCTCACAGCTACACTAAGGGAGGCAGGCAGCAATTCCGCGTCGTCCCTGTAGAAAAAACCATCGAAAGAATTAGGGCTGATGAAGAGGAAGTCTTCTCCCGTGAGGATCTGCCTCTTCTTGAAAATGTTTTGAAGACTACTGAGGAACGTCTGAATCAATTAACCTCGGAACGTAAGGAGCATAAAGGACTGTCACAGTAA
- a CDS encoding prohibitin family protein, which yields MDSEKVVNMVPKMKMSKSFITFGLVIVLLVILALDAFVIVNAGQRGIVLQLGAVRPIVLTEGLHFKIPFVQSVVPMEVRVQKSQSEQTAASKDLQIVTTTVAVNFHLDPIQVNKLYQNVGLSYGERIVDPAIGEAVKAITAQYTAEELISKRSEVSAKIKETLASKLATYYMVLDEINITEFKFSQEFNNAIEQKQIAEQQALKANLDLQRIEIEAKQKVEQAKAEAESLRLQKQEVTPELVQLREIEAKIKAIEKWDGKLPNVTGGAVPFIDVNSGQ from the coding sequence TTGGATTCTGAAAAAGTTGTCAATATGGTACCCAAAATGAAAATGAGCAAAAGCTTCATTACCTTTGGGCTTGTGATTGTACTTCTTGTTATCTTGGCACTGGATGCCTTTGTCATCGTGAATGCGGGCCAAAGAGGTATTGTTCTGCAATTAGGGGCTGTCCGTCCCATCGTCTTAACAGAAGGGTTGCATTTTAAAATTCCCTTTGTTCAAAGCGTTGTCCCGATGGAGGTACGAGTCCAGAAATCTCAATCCGAGCAAACGGCCGCTTCAAAAGACTTACAAATCGTTACGACTACCGTTGCGGTTAACTTTCACCTTGACCCTATTCAAGTGAATAAGCTTTATCAGAATGTCGGATTATCTTATGGAGAACGAATTGTTGATCCGGCTATCGGTGAAGCGGTGAAAGCAATAACGGCTCAATATACGGCTGAAGAGTTGATCTCCAAACGTTCAGAAGTTAGTGCCAAGATTAAAGAGACTCTTGCTTCAAAACTAGCGACTTACTATATGGTTCTGGACGAAATAAATATCACTGAATTCAAATTTAGTCAGGAGTTCAACAATGCGATTGAACAAAAGCAAATTGCTGAGCAGCAAGCTTTAAAGGCTAATCTTGATCTGCAAAGAATTGAAATCGAGGCCAAGCAAAAAGTAGAACAAGCAAAAGCTGAAGCGGAATCTCTACGGCTTCAAAAGCAAGAAGTTACTCCTGAACTGGTACAACTAAGGGAAATTGAAGCTAAGATTAAAGCTATTGAAAAATGGGATGGCAAACTTCCCAATGTTACCGGTGGAGCAGTCCCTTTTATTGATGTCAATAGCGGCCAGTAA
- a CDS encoding hemolysin family protein, giving the protein MDSLWISIMIVLILIMANGLFAMTEIAIVTSKKNRLANLKDKGDSRAAYALMLAENPNQLLSTIQIGITLIGVITGAFGGATIAGQLAKYIETIPVLAPISYQFSFILVVGLSTYLSLIIGELAPKRIGMGNPEKVACRVAKPMYYFAKAGRPLIWFLSKSTELVLKVLRIKPSTDPEVTEEEITSLIEQGVYSGVVEEIEQDMVEQIFYLGDKRLADILTPRTQLAWIDIEDTFVDIISKMNESPHTKFPVGKGSLDNFQGVVHTKDVFAKLVSGVDFAINDCIKDTLIHPESMKVFQALKTFQEAGHHEAIVIDEYGGIEGFVTLHDIMENIVGDMPLRGEQTPPEIIEKDEHSWLADGLVALDTFKRYFDIEEKAMPHTGNSYHTLGGYITDKIGDIPKEKDSIIVGHLRLEVVDMDHVRVDKVMITRVNPEELEFQI; this is encoded by the coding sequence TTGGATAGTTTATGGATCTCTATTATGATCGTATTAATACTCATCATGGCCAACGGTCTTTTTGCTATGACGGAAATTGCTATTGTGACTTCGAAAAAGAATCGGCTGGCCAATCTTAAGGACAAAGGGGACTCCCGGGCAGCCTATGCTTTAATGCTGGCGGAGAACCCTAATCAGCTTCTTTCCACCATACAGATCGGCATCACTCTCATTGGGGTTATTACCGGGGCCTTTGGCGGAGCGACTATTGCGGGACAACTGGCTAAGTATATAGAGACTATTCCGGTATTAGCACCTATAAGCTATCAGTTCAGCTTTATTCTCGTGGTGGGATTATCCACCTATTTATCTTTGATTATCGGTGAACTTGCTCCCAAGCGAATTGGCATGGGCAACCCGGAAAAAGTTGCCTGCCGGGTAGCCAAACCTATGTATTACTTTGCCAAGGCGGGGCGCCCCCTTATCTGGTTTTTAAGTAAATCTACGGAATTGGTTTTAAAAGTTTTGCGTATCAAACCCAGTACCGATCCAGAAGTAACAGAGGAAGAGATCACGTCGCTTATCGAGCAAGGGGTTTACAGTGGTGTAGTAGAAGAGATTGAGCAGGATATGGTGGAGCAGATTTTTTATTTAGGAGACAAACGCCTGGCTGATATCCTCACCCCGCGTACCCAGTTGGCTTGGATCGATATCGAGGATACCTTTGTCGACATTATTAGCAAGATGAACGAAAGCCCCCATACGAAATTTCCTGTAGGTAAAGGGAGCCTGGACAATTTCCAAGGGGTGGTTCATACCAAGGATGTTTTTGCCAAGCTGGTATCCGGGGTAGACTTTGCAATTAATGACTGCATTAAGGATACACTGATTCATCCTGAATCCATGAAGGTCTTTCAAGCCCTGAAGACCTTCCAAGAGGCGGGGCACCACGAAGCTATAGTGATTGATGAATATGGAGGGATTGAAGGTTTCGTAACTCTTCATGATATCATGGAAAATATCGTGGGGGATATGCCCTTAAGAGGAGAACAAACCCCTCCGGAAATCATCGAGAAGGATGAACACTCCTGGTTGGCTGATGGATTGGTAGCCCTCGATACCTTCAAACGGTATTTCGATATTGAAGAAAAAGCCATGCCCCATACAGGAAACAGCTACCACACTCTTGGAGGCTACATCACCGATAAGATCGGAGATATACCCAAAGAAAAAGATAGTATAATAGTCGGCCATTTGCGGCTTGAGGTTGTGGATATGGACCATGTTCGGGTGGACAAGGTGATGATCACCAGGGTTAATCCAGAGGAACTTGAATTTCAAATATGA
- a CDS encoding glycosyltransferase family 4 protein → MKVLFQVRQDYRKNPAGDTVQLLATAQALKNLGVQVFLSLNPKVQLEEYDLVHIFNATRVVDAAMYFENAKNQSKPIVVSPIYWNMNHYLKKVEMNSVALEQWESYQPWRSQLLQDCDLLLPNGQAEMEEIQRDFQVTTPFKVIPNGFPQEYLGIDGTYFREQCPGLPEKFVLSVARISSRKNQKWLAQCCQELSLTLVLAGPINEPKYFEEVQVYPNVIYLGTIQGRLLASAYAAAKVHAMPSWFETPGLSSLEAGACGAVVLSTDQGCTEEYFQDMAVYMDPFEEKSLTPALEKALTFSPEPLTKHIQKHYSWSRIGEMTLAAYKHVLVGSAHK, encoded by the coding sequence GTGAAAGTTCTTTTTCAAGTCCGTCAGGATTATCGCAAAAACCCAGCGGGAGACACTGTCCAGCTTCTGGCCACAGCTCAAGCTTTAAAAAACCTTGGGGTACAGGTCTTTTTATCCCTTAACCCCAAGGTCCAGCTTGAAGAATATGACTTGGTTCATATTTTTAATGCTACCCGGGTAGTGGATGCCGCCATGTATTTTGAAAATGCTAAAAATCAAAGTAAGCCCATTGTGGTATCCCCTATATATTGGAACATGAATCATTACTTAAAAAAAGTTGAAATGAACTCGGTGGCTTTAGAGCAATGGGAATCCTATCAGCCTTGGCGTAGTCAATTGCTGCAGGATTGCGATCTGCTCCTTCCCAACGGTCAAGCGGAAATGGAGGAGATTCAAAGGGATTTCCAGGTCACAACACCCTTTAAGGTCATTCCCAATGGATTTCCCCAAGAGTATCTTGGCATTGATGGAACTTACTTCCGAGAGCAGTGTCCGGGACTTCCGGAAAAATTCGTTCTCTCGGTGGCTCGTATTTCCTCCCGCAAAAACCAAAAGTGGCTGGCCCAATGCTGTCAGGAGCTAAGTCTTACTCTTGTTCTGGCAGGTCCCATTAATGAACCGAAGTACTTTGAGGAAGTACAAGTTTATCCCAATGTAATTTATTTGGGCACCATACAGGGACGGCTTCTGGCTTCCGCTTATGCCGCCGCTAAGGTTCATGCCATGCCCAGTTGGTTTGAAACACCGGGGTTATCCAGCTTAGAGGCAGGAGCATGTGGTGCTGTGGTCCTTTCCACGGACCAAGGGTGTACTGAGGAGTATTTTCAAGATATGGCCGTCTATATGGATCCCTTTGAAGAAAAGAGTCTGACCCCAGCCTTGGAAAAGGCCCTGACCTTCTCGCCAGAGCCTTTGACGAAACATATTCAAAAACATTACTCTTGGTCCAGGATTGGGGAAATGACCTTAGCAGCCTATAAACATGTGTTGGTGGGTTCCGCTCATAAATAA
- a CDS encoding peptidoglycan recognition protein family protein gives MKEQILVNNRPQEPLQPQGFVIHSTATPGATAQNEFNYFNSQHRAASAHYFVDWLELIHAIPENEVAWHAGYTANHRFLSVEMSEPQGHDPQKFQEVWKRTLWLVADACVRYGWTTHNVFSHRDISLTYGETNHTDPIDYLKSYGYTWEDMIMALEGEIDGLQKINIGGDGKVEHLILVSRGADERAAGYLADYLQAPILYLDRLSNGYLDSAKKIYVVGGNTKPVDRAILISGTDRYGTCQKVLDFIRTGKV, from the coding sequence GTGAAAGAGCAAATCCTAGTCAATAATCGACCTCAAGAGCCTCTGCAGCCTCAGGGTTTCGTGATTCACTCCACAGCGACACCTGGGGCTACAGCCCAAAATGAATTTAACTATTTCAACAGTCAGCACCGGGCTGCTTCCGCTCATTATTTCGTGGATTGGCTTGAGCTCATTCACGCTATTCCAGAAAACGAAGTGGCCTGGCATGCTGGGTATACGGCCAACCATCGTTTTCTGTCCGTGGAAATGAGCGAACCCCAGGGACATGATCCGCAAAAGTTCCAGGAAGTCTGGAAACGAACCCTTTGGTTGGTAGCTGACGCCTGTGTCCGCTACGGATGGACGACACACAATGTCTTCTCTCATCGGGATATATCTCTTACCTATGGAGAAACCAATCACACGGACCCTATCGATTATCTGAAAAGCTATGGTTATACCTGGGAAGACATGATCATGGCCTTGGAGGGAGAAATCGATGGACTACAGAAAATCAATATAGGGGGAGATGGCAAAGTGGAGCATCTAATCTTGGTAAGTAGAGGAGCGGATGAGAGAGCAGCAGGATACCTGGCGGATTATCTCCAGGCCCCCATTCTTTACTTGGATCGCTTGAGTAATGGGTACCTGGATTCAGCCAAAAAGATATATGTGGTGGGTGGAAATACTAAACCGGTGGATAGAGCTATTTTGATTTCTGGAACTGATCGTTATGGAACTTGCCAAAAAGTGCTGGATTTTATTCGGACCGGAAAGGTGTAA